In Halomicrobium zhouii, the sequence AGCGCCGTCTAACGTCAGCGAACGAACCACTACGACGAGGACAGGGGGTAAAGTACATGCCCGCGGAGAACAGCGCAACGTACATGTCGCTGGAGTGGCGAGGTGCGGCAGTCGAACCCGGGTCCGGCGTCCCGTCGGCGACGACGTGGCAGGACGTCGACGTCCCCGGACGGCCGGTGAAGTTTGCCGGTGACGACGCCGTCGCCTATCGAACCGAGTTCGCAGACCCCCGGGAGGCCGACGACGAGCACGCCGTCCTCGTCCTGGAGGGAGTTTTCGCACACGCCCGCGTCTGGCTCAACGGTGCCGAGCTGGCCGAACACGACGCGTACTTCGACCCGCTCCGTGTTTCCTTGCCCGTCGAGGACGAGAACGAACTGGTCGTCGAGTGCCGGGCCCCCGAGGACCGGTTCGGCGGGATCTACGACACCGACCGCGTTCCCCAAAACGCGTCGGTGCCGGGTATCTGGTGGGGCGCGACCATCGAGACCCACCCCGATCCCTACGTCGAATCGCTGAGCGTCGCCCCTCGCGTCGGCAACGGGGAACCCACGGTCGCCGTCGAAGCGACCGTCGTCACCGACCAGCCCCTCGACGACCGGATGACACTGTCGATACGGCCGGAGGGCGACGTCCGCGGCGGCGGGATGATGAACCGCGCCGCCGTCGAGACGGACCCAGGACGGGTGACGGTCACCCACGACGTCGAGGTGCGCGACGGCTCGCTGTGGTGGCCCCACGACCTGGGGGACCAGCCCCGCTACGCGTTACGTGCGAAGCTCGACGATTCAGAGCGGACCACCGTCACGGGGCTCCGGAGCGTCGACTACGACGAGGACGGCCTGCTCGTCAACGGCGAGCGCGTCGCGGCCCGCGGCGTCAACCTGACCGACGCCACCGAGGCGGACGTCGAACGAGCCGTCCGGGCGAACGCGAACTTGGTGCGCGCCCACGCGCACGTCCTCTCTCCCGAGGTGTACGAGGCGTGCGACGAACAAGGCGTGCTCGTCTGGCAGGACCTCCCGCTGACCGGGCCCGGCGAGTTCGACGTCGAGCGCGGGCAGAACCTGGCCGAGCGCCTCCTCCGGGCCCGACGGAACCGACCCAGCCTGGCCGCCGTCTCTGTTCACGACGATCCCACGCCGGACCTCGGCGAGGGGCTCGGAACCGGCGCCGTCGACCGCCTCCGCTACCGCTGGCGCGCGTGGCGGGCGAGTTACGACCGCGGCCCGGTCGACTCCGTCGCCGACGTCGTCTCCGAAGTGCCGACGTTCCCCGTCGTCGGCCCGGCCGGCATCGGGCCGGACGCCGCGACGATCTATCCCGGCTGGACCTTCGGCGAGGCCGGCGACGTCGACTGGCTCTGCGACCGCTTCGACCTGGGGGACGTCGTCGCGGAGTTCGGCGCCGGCGCGCTCGCGGCCGACGACCCGGCCGACGAGACGGACTTCGACGCCGAACGACACGCGGCGCGCGTCGGCAGCGGCGTCGACGAGTCCCAGGACTACCAGGCGGACGTCCTCGGCACC encodes:
- a CDS encoding glycosyl hydrolase 2 galactose-binding domain-containing protein; protein product: MSLEWRGAAVEPGSGVPSATTWQDVDVPGRPVKFAGDDAVAYRTEFADPREADDEHAVLVLEGVFAHARVWLNGAELAEHDAYFDPLRVSLPVEDENELVVECRAPEDRFGGIYDTDRVPQNASVPGIWWGATIETHPDPYVESLSVAPRVGNGEPTVAVEATVVTDQPLDDRMTLSIRPEGDVRGGGMMNRAAVETDPGRVTVTHDVEVRDGSLWWPHDLGDQPRYALRAKLDDSERTTVTGLRSVDYDEDGLLVNGERVAARGVNLTDATEADVERAVRANANLVRAHAHVLSPEVYEACDEQGVLVWQDLPLTGPGEFDVERGQNLAERLLRARRNRPSLAAVSVHDDPTPDLGEGLGTGAVDRLRYRWRAWRASYDRGPVDSVADVVSEVPTFPVVGPAGIGPDAATIYPGWTFGEAGDVDWLCDRFDLGDVVAEFGAGALAADDPADETDFDAERHAARVGSGVDESQDYQADVLGTVAERLRLRGTNVLAAYALRDVGDAGMGVLARDGSEKTAFDRLAAAYQPVQGVLSDPTPGESDVVVIHDRPSPATVTVEWDVDGEREQEELKVGAYGRVDVTTISLSAGDAVTIAVATDDGVAHNEYRI